A segment of the Arctopsyche grandis isolate Sample6627 unplaced genomic scaffold, ASM5162203v2 HiC_scaffold_274, whole genome shotgun sequence genome:
AGAAAGGTGCCGAAATTATTACAGAATTtgaaaagtaataaatatttaaaataaatgctaaGAAAGGTGCCGAAATTATTACAGAATTtgaaaagtaataaatatttaattaattggggAAAACAGTGCAACAATTATGTGGGGGGaagacattattttatttaaaattcaagttgttataattattaagaataaaaaatctAGCAAAATATGAATGGGCAAGcgcgtatataaataaattagaaaaaatggAGTGGGGGCTTGTATAAATAAAGATACCAACACAATCTTTTAATAAcccaatagtaaataaataaactagttgttttcttaaaaatatattcatttattaagCATGTCTATTCTACATTATGATTCCTTGCCTCTATTTCAGTTTTctgtgtttttactaaaaaaacacCCTTTTAAACCACTTCCAATGTAActtttcaaagaaaataaacaCCACTCTTTTAACCCGGATCGTCTATCCCTCCTctgcttttattttcaaattaaaactcCCTCCGAAATTCAATCtccaatttttcaataaaaaattcctGAAATCCCCTCTATGATTCAGAGTAATGAAAAATACATCGTTTCttataaaaaatcttttaaattctACAACAAATCTACTAAAGCTTTGATAAACACTGTACTTGAAGAAGatgttaaattatttcaattattcaatgatgtaattttatttactaataaaattggtgttttttttgttttttattaaaaaaaacactaaaactGATTTTTCTAATAACAAAGCCAAAGTCTCttctaataaaattgaaatctgtaaattagaaaaaaaaattagttcaatttttataaaagataattttatttatttgggatTTGAAAGTGGGgattttgaatatttacaattacaatgaacACTTAGTCAAATTTACTAAAAGTTATAAACATTCTGGTCCAATAACTTCTCTTGTAAGTgataatataaaagtttttgtatctgattttagaaataaaataacgatTTATCCAGATAATTTCAGTTATGATTTTATAGAGCcaaaacttttttataataaacaccCTTTTACTTTGAGTGAGCAAAAGTTGTATGTTCATAGCAGTTCTAATACAAATGGCCATAATTCTGCTAGAAACAATCTTGCCTCCAATGGTGTCAGCtcacttttttttgtttcaattttcaaataaaattgaaaaaatacaatttagtCCTTCTGGTGGAACTATTTTTTCTCCATTTAATGGATTTATTGGTGTTTTTGATTGTTTGGGAAATGAATTGGGTAGATTTTCAGGTAATGATGATTTTACAGTAATTCAAGAAATGGGCAGGTGTtttatagtggaagaaaaagatgaaaaattaaaaatacaagaaaCTTTTGTGAAAGATTTGGAGTTTCCTGAATTTGACTTTCCTAAATTAGAAATTAGAAAAAGAGTAATTAATTTAGAggattttgaagaaaaatatgcTTTTGTAGATAAcggaaataaaaaaagtttaaggAAAAGGAGTGATAATAGGAATTATGAAAGGGGAGGGgggtaataattttataaaagaaaatggTAATAATTTCGAGGAAAACatgaatagtgaagtttattcGTGCAGTAATGAAAGTGTGGTAAATGAACTTGAAATAAGAAGTTTAAAAAGTAAACTGGGAGTAGATAATACTAGAAGACCAAGTCACATCCAACTAGGTAGTAAAAGTAGCATTGAGTCTGGCCATTCTGAAAAAAGAGCTGGTTGTGAAAACACGAGATTAGAGAATGAAGGTGGTTCAGTTCGTAACAACTCATATGTTATTGAAagtgatgaaaataatgattttttacaaCAACAATCATCTTTGATAAatccaattttaatttatagaaaTCCAAGTTCTTATGAAAATAAAGAGGGGAAATTGTTGTTTTATTCTTTTGAAGGGTTTATGATTTCTTTAGAATCAGAAAATTCTtctcaaatttttataaaatttcatgatcgatcttttgaaaattttgaatttaaagatCTTTTAAAATCTAAATTAGGAGCTTTTAAAGGTAGAAACTTTGTTATTTCTAATGGGGATGTTataaatttttctaatatttggaaaaaagaaatgaaatgtTCCCTTTTAGGGTtgagtaataatttaatttatgttttttatgaaaatttattaactttaattaattataaagggGAAATTAAagattcattttttataaaagatTACCATTCTTTTTGTTTGGGTGAAGATTCTTTAGCTATTTTTTGTAAAGATTTCATTATGCTTGTGAATGAAACTGGGGCTGAATATATACCTGCTAATAATGTagaatttggttgttttgattctaatgatttatttgtaaaaattggaaaaaaattatttttgctttgtaataaaattttaaaatttatttgtgaaATAAATGAAAGACCTTTAACTATTTATAACAACAATATTGTTGTTTTAGATGGAAATACACTATTGCCACGACCTTTAGTTAAAATATTTCCAATTAGAGCAGAGAGtgttaatgaaattaaattcgatTTGACTTCTgttggaaaatataattttaataaataattataaattttaaaaaagtgaGAATAAATTAAAGATATCTTTACCGttgttaaataaatgtaaaatgtttacAATATAAATTCTGGTTTATTTATCCGTGGAATtacttaataaatttgtttgaattcggcattattaattatgatttatactttttaattattttattaattttgtctaattttagttttattagtttgtacttttaaaaatatgttgcaGGCTGCATTTATTGAAAACGATTTTTAAACTCATTAATAGTCTCCAATCGAGGCTTTTTTAGTTTGTTTCTAATTGCGTTTATTGCTTGAAAAAATCAAACctttttaatttcttaattagtttttatttagtaatatatttattgaggtTCGGGTACTAATCTTTTTAGATTATAACGCTAGCATTTCTAAAAAGATGATTCATTTAACTTTGTGAAAAAGCTACACTTCAATCAGTAAAAAAAAGGGGGAAAAGGGCTCTTTCCTTATACCCTGctcctaaatatttatttaaattagaggCTGCTTTTATACATCAAATAGGCATACTCAGGAATCATCAACGATCATATAACTTGTATGTCAAACAACTCTATGCTTACCTCAGTCAATTCAGGCTATATCCTAATTATACCACAAAGGCTTCGGTTCTTGCCTCTTTCTTCGAAGTCTTTTTGACTTATAGGATTTAGAGCTTCCCTGTGAGCAAACACCGAAATTAAGAAAGTTTAAGAGTTAGCAAGGGTGTAAGCTGCTAGGAATTACTCCAGACTTGCCCTTGGTCAACGTACCTGCCATTTACCTCCGTCAAACTTTCTGAGGGCAAATCGTTACTCACATTGTCTTTTAACAGCTAGAGCTGGGTAGTTTTGACGCTttagttacatatattacagaggcccatgtatatgttttatttcgCAGAGGCCTGTCGGGTAATTTCTTATCTGTAAGTTTAAGATACTAAAAAATGTTGgattatttaagctgtagttgttaatacttgtttgttttcttcgtgtgtttctctgtaacccggtcggggaaccgcattgctgcgtaaaccccccacggcccttatgccagctttaatccctctgccgacggtcggctagccttaggactaagtgtcccattgaccctgagctggcgttataattagagacagtaccatactgtcttagtctttttatagtggggttattacgactagcgcccacttttgcgaCGGCGTCCCGGTTCTCGTTCTTTTACCAACCAAAGCGCGGTTCGAACCCGGGCAGCACAGGAGTGAATctgcaagccgaccactagcccaacgccgtcgatttaattataataaatagcaaACCCCACTGGCTTACAGGATATTTtcgactatataataaaaaaaaaggtatttattaaaagtagtACAAATGCAGCAAAAATCAGGCCTCCCCTACAACTCTACACAGCCTTATAGCTATTAATACCTCTTGTCgaaagtcggctagccttaggactaagtgtcccattgaccttgagctggcgttataattagagacagtatttCACTgtctgaaatttaattaaaaacagtaCTCCACTGTCTATATACTATTATACAATTATTAGAAGGTATACAAAAGTGCCcactctttattttattaatatttaattacaataaaaaaacattttatctcAATTCAAGCACTACGTTGCACCTATCTTGGCACAGGCCGCTTCTTAATATAAAGTACAGAAATTTGAAAATACTTTAAACACAGCTTATTTACTCTTGAATAACCCTAACCacaaattttgtaattaattaaaagaacAACCAAAACAAACAATATCAGATTTAAACATCCTTTGCTTTTCACAGAAAAGAAAAAgacgattgattgaataaaaggtattaattgaaataaaattgtgtaagattaaattatttaatgctATTAAactttttccttgaaaaataaaattccttAGAGTTTTAGGTAGGTGTGCCATTTCTTtattagattaaaaattttgtaaaaaaataattatttttttaaataaaaggccGCTGCCGGGAGTCGAACCCGGGACCTCTCGCACCCTAAGCGAATATCCTACCACTGGACGACAGCAGctcttattcaaataaatacatatacttataacTAAATATTTAGTAGCCTGGGGATTTGCCATATTTATAAAAGTCAAAGATAATCATAATAAGGGCGCTTACGAAATAGAAATAGCTCAAAAAGCTATAATCTAACCATGAatacaaagtaaaaataattaccAAAAGTAATGGCCAGGGATAAGttaatttcgaaataaaaacaagaaataGAGAAATTATGGGGGTTGTTTTTAGAATTTACAATATAATCAATCACCACTTTTTAAAAGGATTTTATTCGACCGAAaaggaaattgaaaaaaatttcaatataaactcAGAAATCTATTCTTAGGAAAAACACAGCGAAACATATAattaaagtataattttttttaaaccttaaataaatagctttattatttataatagaaaTACGATATGCGTCGAAGTCAAGATTTATAGGTATTTGTGTAGTTACTTGAAggggaaaaaattaaatttgcttttggtggaacatattttaaaatgtaaatgctcttatttaattaaaatcagttAAAAAAGACAAAACTGCTGTGTTTTTCTCTATTAATATTGTCAATTTTAGAACTTTCATTTATGTATTGCATGGGTAAATAAtccatgctttattttaaagcaaaattttacttaaaaatcttcacttaagaaagcaacagagttacaagataactctacagttgcgacaaatataatttgaataaattgccttaatgattaaatacttatttaatgaAGAGTTTACGCTTCCTCGATGGAGCAAGACAAAGACGTTAAATTGTtatgaataaaaagttattatttgcAGGCAAAACAAAAGAAACACCCTACTTTGTTACAATTTGATTGAAAGCAAATGTTTaaagagtaaaaaatatcaacctaagattaaataaacattacaactcaatatttaaaaaaggcGTGAAGTTCTATTCTCTcttaatattgttgaaatagacctaaaaaaaaaatcggatttaatgaaaagtggttgccttacagcaaaaaaagaagttgcccacaaaactctgggaggcccctatagcatttctatccctttgccgacagtcggcgaggcttaggactaagtgtcccattgaccttgagctggcgttatatttagagacagtaccatactgtctttgTTGAAATAGACCtaaataaataaccattaatgtctaataggtcttaaAATAAgatgaatataattaaatacttatttaatgaaacacATTAACGTCGTCGTCGCTGGCGCAAGACAAAGCGAATGCACTTCGTTAGTGTTTTTTttgcttataaattaattttttagtgattttatttaattatttttgtaaaaaattatattgaaggtatttattaaaatagatagatttatttttatttttaagtataattgaaatattttaataacttttaaataaacaGCCCCTGTTatatctttatataaaaaatgagtaTAATTGAAATGGtttaagtaagagtttgaggaaaacataagtatttatttaactgAATTCTATATAACCAACtgtttatatacttttaaataaataagcccTGATATgacttcatataaaaaatgagtaTAATTGAAAAAACTTATTGATTATGTTTTTATTCGCTAGTTCTAAGAAtttcaccaatatttttaagatCCTCATCAGCTGTATTTTCATTAATACAAATCCTTAAATACTCTCCATTTTTCCCTACAACGTATCCTTCTTGTCTTAATTTCAACAGCTTTTTGTCGATGTTCactgtttcaattaaaattataggagatcttttatttgtaacgattttagaaatatttttaaatgcaacaGCCACCTTCGCTCTAATTTTCGAATAATCAATTTCTGTTACAAGCATGCACAATGCTGCTTTACTTAAATATGCAGGAAGTGAAGCACTAAAAACATATCCGGAGCCTGACAATCTTTGAAATTCTATAGCTTCCTTACACCCAACACAGAACCCACCGTTAGTTGGGTATCCATGACTtaaagaaccaataattaaatcaattgatttatataattcTTTATTCTCTGGGGCTTGATACATAAAAGGTATAGTGTAGGACTCGTCTAAGATAATTCTAAACCCAAATCTAGTTTTCAATTCAACCAATTTATCTAAATCAATTAGTTTCCCCGTATTCATTCCCATCCGTTCACAAATAACATATCTATCTGTAAGATTCTCCCCCAGTTTTATTTCCAATTCTTCAAGTGTGCTAAATATGTGGATTTTAGATCTTGAAAGAATTAAGCCACTTTTTATTGATTCGGATGCCGATTcacaaatataaacattatttcttGATTTACAGAAACTTGGTATAACACTCTGTACACAAGTAAagtaatttgaatacaaaatggCGGCttctttttcaaatatttcagcTAGTTTAGTTTCTAATTCTAAATGAATATCTACAGTTCCATAGAATCCCCTTGGACCACATGTTCCCACACCGTATTctctaatagttttttttatttcctttttataACGACTTCCTAAATTAAAAACATcgtaattgcaaaaattaacttttaaattCTGAAATATATGTGGTGCAACGGTTTTTTCTACTATGGGTTCCGGCTTGAATGATTCTAAAAGACGTTTTTTAGTACTTTTTGACAAATACAATGATTTTGAGCCAACTTTGTATTTGTATCGTATTAAAGCATAACTAATAAATGTAAGGCCACATTGAATTCCTAAACTCATCCACCTTTTCGTAagataatcaataataaacatCATGCTCATTTGTTTACTTAGAAggtgtatattattaatattttatgaaactaaacaaacaatcaatttttttgattgaatttttcaaaaagCTAAAAGCTGAAGAAGTAGCAAAGTTAGAGTAAAGAATGTGTTTAGATTTATTTAAGGTAACACGCTTTTCTGAAAATCtagttttttgaaaaaaatgcaaaaaattaaagtaaattaaaatgtgaatttgaataatattgaaGATTTTTGGgcgttaaattaatattttatcaaatccaTCATTTTGTTACATCCTGATTTTATTGCACGTAGTGTAAACAAAGAgtgttgatttttaattttttaaaaaaaacataccaaaactaattttaaaattaattatgagtctggatttttattataagaaggattatagctatttaaaccaatactttttaataaatatccttgttatgattatctttgaCTAAATATGTTAAAGTTATCCATTTTAagctaatactttttaataaaagatggatatatatattatacttaaataaatacccatgtttacctcaaactcttactataAATACTCCTGTTATTATCTTCGACTAAATATGTTAAAGTTATCCATACgccattaaattctattttcaatatataatataattaaatatctccccctgtttacctcaaactctttcTTTTTATACCTgcgaataatttaaataaatcttctttgaaaaattaatgtttCTATAGAATcttaagaatttttttaattttaaaagaaagaaaatgaaaaacaatccaAATTACATCTCATTTTGAGCCAAGATTCTATTATTAAACACTATATgctaataattaaaattgcattaaacttttacacactttttaaattatggaattaaattttaatttttttaaaaaaagatcCAAATTTTGTGTTTATGATTTATtaatcgatcatttttcttttgtttattgcGTACTTTACCAAGCAGGCAATAATAAAAGCAGAAATAGATATTACAAAGTATAAGCTTATCCCTTTCTTTTCTGGTGGGAAAGGTGCTAATTTGTCATTAAAATAGGCATCAATCATTTCCATTGCAGTTCTATTAAGATTTTCTTCTGTTAGATTAGCAGCTTTATAGTACCACTTACTTTTAACAGGATCATAAAATAACAGTGCTGGTTCTTTAACcccatttaatattttcttcttAAAAATTGGATATTCAATAGAATCTAACGTGGCAAATATTAGATTAGATGATGCAGTTCCCAGGTTCCAACCGGCGCTAACTTTGTTGAAACTATCTACTAGCATATCAGATTGAGTCAATAAAAGAATTACTGGTTTGATTCCATGGAAAACGGTatagaaattttcatttgtaatatttgttacATGTGAGAAATGTGTATGGAAAATCCATGAGATTATTTCTTGTGTTTGATCTACTTTTTCTGGAGATAAGAAAAAGGAagaatttttaaacaatgtaAACATTACCATTTGGTTGTGATCTGGATTATTAGGGAAATCACTAGTATCTTTAGGTTGGTGGCCAGCTGCTGCAAACATAGCAGGATCAGATGATCTAAATATCTGTGCTTTAAACTTAAACTGTTGTGCGAGTTCATTAAAATAATGTGATGCAACTTCAAAATCCTTATAAAGTACTACGTACATTGGTTCCCCGTTTATAAAACTGCTAGCTTTTGCTTTTAGTTCTAGATATGTAATTTCTTGGAATGCTGGCGTATAGAGTTTTTCAACAAACTGGGCCAAATTCCCAAGATCAACTGTGCCTGAATATGAAACAGGTGTACCTTGGTTTATCGCCATTATCAAAGGATATTCTTCTATATTATATCTAGAGGTAACATTATGTGATTCGTTTTTACTAACTTCAGCAATATTAAGTTTACCTGCAAACATCTTTGACAGTTCTTTAAAAATACCTCTTCTCATATCGTTA
Coding sequences within it:
- the LOC143922061 gene encoding uncharacterized protein LOC143922061, encoding MLLSLITLIFAEPSCTPLSDGIVLSKYYLESCAACKRLNPILEEIKSQATKENINIKFREVECTGCECEGITNFPTLEITQDKESKAKAIGYKDYNNLSKWIREALSLDQKIFTNHIDHTEGVVKQLIARDFLTGFDGQWLILFYDDSNDMRRGIFKELSKMFAGKLNIAEVSKNESHNVTSRYNIEEYPLIMAINQGTPVSYSGTVDLGNLAQFVEKLYTPAFQEITYLELKAKASSFINGEPMYVVLYKDFEVASHYFNELAQQFKFKAQIFRSSDPAMFAAAGHQPKDTSDFPNNPDHNQMVMFTLFKNSSFFLSPEKVDQTQEIISWIFHTHFSHVTNITNENFYTVFHGIKPVILLLTQSDMLVDSFNKVSAGWNLGTASSNLIFATLDSIEYPIFKKKILNGVKEPALLFYDPVKRSRYKKEIKKTIREYGVGTCGPRGFYGTVDIHLELETKLAEIFEKEAAILYSNYFTCVQSVIPSFYKLVELKTRFGFRIILDESYTIPFMYQAPENKELYKSIDLIIGSLSHGYPTNGGFCVGCKEAIEFQRLSGSGYVFSASLPAYLMNIDKKLLKLRQEGYVVGKNGEYLRICINENTADEDLKNIGEILRTSE